The Chloroflexus aggregans DSM 9485 genome segment TTCTACAGTGGGGTTGGAGCCGGCACCGCACGAGGGTTTGGGCAAACACGACTGGTACCGGCTCCTCACCCTGAACCAAACCGATCAACCACCAATGGCGACACTCTACGTGATTGAACAAGGCGCTGAAATCGGTTGCGATGGCGAACGGATCGAAGTGCGCCGGGGGGCCGACATTATCGGCAGCGTACCGTTGGTCAAACTCGACGACATCGTCATCTTTGGCAACGTCGGCATCAGTACGCCGGCGATGAAACGACTGCTCGACCGCGGCATTGAAGTTACCTTCATGACGGTTGATGGGCGTTATCAGGGTCGCCTCATTGGGCAGGTCACGGCGCATGTCGCCCTTCGCCATGCGCAATACGCCTGTGCCGCCGATCCGGCGCGGGCGCTTGCCCTTGCCCAACGGTTCGTCGAGGGCAAACTACGCAACCAACGCGCACTACTACAACGGTTCAGCCGCAACCGGGCCGAACCACCACCGGAAGCGCAGGCGGCGGCAGACGATCTTGAGGCCTATATCAAGCGGGTAAAACGCACAACGCAACTCAGCTCACTACTGGGGGTAGAAGGCAGTGCAACCGCACGCTACTTTGCCGGTCTACGCAGCCTGATCGGGCCGGAATGGTCATTCAGCGGACGCCAACGACGCCCACCACCCGACCCGGTCAATCTGCTCCTCTCGCTCGGCTACACCCTCTTGGCGCACAAAGTGCTAGGGGCGG includes the following:
- the cas1 gene encoding CRISPR-associated endonuclease Cas1; the protein is MGKHDWYRLLTLNQTDQPPMATLYVIEQGAEIGCDGERIEVRRGADIIGSVPLVKLDDIVIFGNVGISTPAMKRLLDRGIEVTFMTVDGRYQGRLIGQVTAHVALRHAQYACAADPARALALAQRFVEGKLRNQRALLQRFSRNRAEPPPEAQAAADDLEAYIKRVKRTTQLSSLLGVEGSATARYFAGLRSLIGPEWSFSGRQRRPPPDPVNLLLSLGYTLLAHKVLGAVQAAGFDPYLGFLHSLDYGRPSLALDIMEEFRPILIDSLVVRICNDGRIRPEHFRPGEGERPIIITDEGKRAFLTAFEERMRTEATHPEGADSGPGKVPYTRCIALQARRLARVVRQRTDDYEPFAVR